The following are encoded in a window of Streptomyces sp. 11x1 genomic DNA:
- a CDS encoding cupin domain-containing protein yields MLEIKSVEKPDERRDFPRGHLEAVHLTGLDFAVATFEPGWRWSESVAPLAGTESCQVHHNGYVVQGRMHIRMDDGGEGEVGPGDTFVCPPGHDAWVVGDEQCLLYDFAGQMAQDYAKAKGD; encoded by the coding sequence ATGCTGGAGATCAAATCGGTCGAGAAGCCGGACGAGCGGCGCGACTTCCCTCGGGGTCACCTCGAGGCCGTGCACCTCACCGGGCTCGACTTCGCCGTGGCCACCTTCGAGCCGGGCTGGCGCTGGTCGGAGTCCGTCGCCCCTCTCGCGGGCACGGAGAGCTGCCAGGTCCACCACAACGGCTACGTGGTCCAGGGGCGCATGCACATCCGCATGGACGACGGCGGTGAGGGCGAGGTCGGACCGGGCGACACCTTCGTGTGTCCGCCGGGGCACGACGCGTGGGTCGTGGGTGACGAGCAGTGCCTGCTGTACGACTTCGCCGGCCAGATGGCCCAGGACTACGCGAAGGCGAAGGGGGACTGA